The segment CAAATCCTTCTACAGCACAGGAATAGCTGTCTGCAGGATAAAAGTACTTTTCATAAGTAGAAGATGTTTGATCCtgaattttctgtccattcttgTACCAGATGAAGGAAGAACGTTCAGGTAGACATCTGCTGTGACACTTCAGCTCTGCCCAGGTATAATCCTGATAGGCTCTTGATATGTTCACCATCACTTGCAGATTTGGATCTGTGAGGataaaaagagacatttgtACATCACAAATAACTAAACAAAATCAGCTTGTTTAAAGGTACTGcgtcagtgtttgtgttcatcagtACCTGTGACAGTCAGAGTTGTTCCAGGTAAACTACTCCTCCATTCAAACcattgtgttttgaatgtgaagtGATACTGGGCTGaatcgctctctctcaggtcagaGATTCTCAGAGTGGAGCGTCCTCTCTCTATTTCAAGGACCTGAATACGACCTGCATACTGGGAGTCTTCACTAAGGTTCTCAGGCTGTGAGGAATTCTGCCACTGATGACTACGTTCAGGACTGAACCAGAATTTTGATGTGATAGATCCATAACTGCTGTATGTGCAGGAAATGTCCACTGATGAGCCTCTGAAGGCACAGATGCTTCTGTCAGTGTAAATCACTCTGTTGCAGTATGAACCATAGACACCTGAAAGATAAAATTCATTTCAAACAGAACAgttataataacaatacattttgtttataaagGGCTTTTCAGGGTACTCATAGACACTT is part of the Thunnus albacares chromosome 3, fThuAlb1.1, whole genome shotgun sequence genome and harbors:
- the LOC122976535 gene encoding uncharacterized protein LOC122976535, which translates into the protein MIQSVYGSYCNRVIYTDRSICAFRGSSVDISCTYSSYGSITSKFWFSPERSHQWQNSSQPENLSEDSQYAGRIQVLEIERGRSTLRISDLRESDSAQYHFTFKTQWFEWRSSLPGTTLTVTALQVQVITITVHQSCTEAELKCLSSCSPAGRISYIWFKNGQKVMNEETSLYSGQFNPGDNVSCALKGHEDCSSPSVYAPKLPSVSVSPSDGPKQHILIS